One region of Vibrio zhugei genomic DNA includes:
- the ylqF gene encoding ribosome biogenesis GTPase YlqF, which yields MISNKIQWFPGHMHKARKEIEEVIPQIDVIIEVLDARIPFSSENPLISSLRGEKPVVKVLNKRDLADPSTTELWIEHLEKEQGVKAMAITTSQSSEVHKIMELCRKLAPHREEVGKNIRTMIMGIPNVGKSTIINSLAGRIIAQTGNQPAVTRRQQRINLQNGIVLSDTPGILWPKVENPHSGFRLAATGAIKDTAMEYDEVAFYTVEYLAEYYPERLMERYQLDETPQSDIEWMEAIGRKRGALRAGGRVDLHKASEILLHELRQGTLGEITLERPEMITEELVQVEIDAAQKAADKARIKEERRKRYLRNKR from the coding sequence ATGATTAGCAATAAAATTCAATGGTTTCCTGGCCATATGCATAAAGCCCGCAAAGAAATCGAAGAAGTCATTCCACAAATCGATGTCATCATTGAAGTCTTGGATGCTCGTATACCCTTCAGCAGTGAAAACCCTCTGATCTCTTCACTGCGTGGCGAAAAGCCCGTTGTCAAAGTATTGAACAAACGTGATTTGGCCGATCCAAGCACGACAGAGCTATGGATTGAGCACCTAGAGAAAGAGCAAGGCGTCAAAGCCATGGCAATCACAACATCTCAATCCTCGGAAGTGCATAAGATCATGGAGCTATGCCGTAAATTGGCGCCACACCGTGAAGAAGTCGGCAAGAATATTCGCACCATGATCATGGGGATTCCTAATGTCGGCAAGTCGACCATTATTAATAGTCTCGCAGGACGTATCATCGCACAAACTGGTAACCAACCGGCTGTGACCCGTCGCCAGCAGCGTATCAATTTGCAAAATGGCATCGTTTTATCCGATACCCCAGGTATTTTATGGCCAAAAGTTGAAAACCCGCACAGTGGCTTTCGTCTGGCCGCCACAGGGGCAATTAAAGATACGGCGATGGAATATGATGAAGTGGCATTTTATACCGTGGAGTACCTTGCCGAGTATTACCCAGAGCGTTTAATGGAGCGTTATCAACTCGACGAAACACCACAATCCGACATTGAATGGATGGAAGCCATTGGACGTAAACGTGGCGCACTGCGTGCGGGTGGACGTGTCGACTTGCACAAAGCCTCAGAAATTTTGCTGCATGAATTACGTCAAGGTACCTTAGGTGAGATTACTTTAGAACGACCAGAGATGATTACTGAAGAATTGGTGCAAGTGGAAATCGATGCCGCGCAAAAAGCGGCAGATAAAGCCAGAATCAAAGAAGAGCGCCGTAAACGTTACTTGCGTAACAAGCGCTAA
- a CDS encoding CobW family GTP-binding protein, translated as MTNRVPTNIITGFLGSGKTTTILHLLKQKPAHEKWAVLVNEFGEIGIDGAMMTEQGAWIKEVPGGCLCCTAGVPMSVAITALLREKPDRLLIEPTGLGHPQEVIAKLVADQYVPYIDLKATIALVDARHFGDERYTQNETFNQQLLCADIVMMSKADMASDAEHGQFVDWVARQEPAKLFSGQLVHGNLALELLDRTRIEGSASTQIEAHHHHHAAEEPQFEIPPGKAFIRRENQANGFYSCGWLFGAEYEFPFDDMFSVFNDLTAERVKAVVNTEQGCYAFNASEGVVSVNELSLSGFESRIEVIDRQLMPWDELEGLLVRLAGIDS; from the coding sequence ATGACAAACAGAGTACCGACCAATATCATCACGGGTTTTTTGGGATCAGGCAAAACCACCACCATTCTACATCTGCTCAAACAAAAGCCAGCGCATGAAAAATGGGCCGTGCTCGTCAATGAGTTTGGAGAAATTGGCATTGATGGGGCAATGATGACCGAGCAGGGAGCATGGATAAAAGAAGTGCCCGGTGGTTGCCTGTGCTGCACCGCTGGGGTGCCAATGTCTGTCGCCATTACGGCCTTATTAAGAGAGAAGCCCGATCGACTGTTAATTGAACCGACGGGGTTGGGCCATCCTCAAGAAGTGATCGCGAAATTGGTTGCCGATCAGTACGTGCCCTATATCGATCTAAAAGCGACGATAGCTCTTGTTGATGCTCGCCATTTCGGCGATGAACGTTATACCCAGAATGAGACGTTCAATCAGCAATTACTGTGCGCAGATATTGTTATGATGAGTAAGGCTGATATGGCAAGCGATGCGGAGCATGGTCAGTTTGTTGATTGGGTTGCTCGGCAAGAGCCCGCCAAGTTATTCAGTGGTCAATTAGTTCATGGTAATTTAGCTTTGGAATTACTGGATCGGACACGAATAGAGGGCAGTGCATCCACGCAGATTGAAGCCCACCACCATCATCATGCGGCTGAGGAGCCACAGTTTGAGATTCCACCAGGCAAAGCATTTATTCGCCGTGAAAATCAGGCCAATGGATTTTACAGTTGTGGGTGGTTATTTGGGGCTGAATACGAATTTCCATTCGATGATATGTTTTCGGTCTTCAATGATCTCACGGCTGAGCGAGTCAAAGCCGTCGTGAATACGGAGCAAGGTTGCTACGCGTTTAATGCGTCTGAGGGAGTGGTATCCGTCAACGAATTGAGCTTGTCTGGCTTTGAAAGCCGTATTGAAGTCATCGATCGGCAATTGATGCCTTGGGATGAACTAGAAGGTTTATTAGTCCGCTTAGCAGGGATAGACAGCTAA
- the clcA gene encoding H(+)/Cl(-) exchange transporter ClcA: MTAREITHSLLHKVPKDTINQFLSIDKKPISVLLLSVLVGLLSGLVGSYFEHAVHLVSDSRTEWLSNQIVSMLPLGLAAFLISAILAIIGYYLTHRFCPEAGGSGIPEIEGAMDGMRPVRWWRVLPVKFFGGMGALGSGMVLGREGPTVHMGGAIGRMISDIFRVRNQDTRHSLLAAGAAGGLTAAFNAPLAGIMFVVEEMRPQFRYTLISIKAVIISAVMSNIVFRYINGQEAVITMPQYHAPELTSLGLFLLLGILFGIFGVIFNSLITKSQDFFAKLHHNNRKRFLLVGGAIGGCFGLMLLYMPQITGGGIWLIPNITEGGYAAGFLLLLFIGRIVTTLVCFGSGAPGGIFAPMLALGTLFGYAFGLIVHNIFPGMDMEPGMFAIAGMGALFAATVRAPVTGILLVIEMTNNYYLVLPLIITSLGAVIFAQMLGGQPIYSQLLHRTLKKEKLQQQDFALSMQTPPANTAANTNSTPQP; this comes from the coding sequence ATGACCGCCCGAGAGATAACCCACAGCTTATTACACAAAGTTCCAAAAGATACCATCAATCAATTTCTCTCTATCGATAAAAAACCCATATCCGTTTTACTGTTATCCGTTCTGGTCGGCTTATTATCGGGCCTTGTAGGCAGTTATTTTGAACACGCCGTGCATTTGGTGTCTGATAGTCGTACCGAATGGTTGTCGAATCAAATTGTCAGCATGCTGCCCCTCGGTCTCGCGGCTTTTCTCATCAGTGCGATTCTCGCCATTATCGGCTACTACCTGACACATCGCTTTTGTCCTGAAGCTGGCGGCTCAGGTATCCCTGAAATTGAAGGGGCGATGGACGGTATGCGTCCCGTTCGTTGGTGGCGTGTGCTCCCCGTGAAGTTCTTTGGCGGTATGGGCGCGCTCGGCTCGGGGATGGTTCTTGGCCGCGAAGGCCCAACCGTACATATGGGGGGCGCCATTGGGCGTATGATTTCCGATATTTTCCGTGTGCGAAATCAGGATACGCGCCATTCCCTTCTCGCGGCAGGCGCCGCAGGGGGGTTAACCGCCGCCTTTAATGCGCCTCTCGCTGGTATTATGTTTGTGGTTGAAGAGATGCGACCACAATTTCGCTATACACTGATTTCAATCAAAGCGGTCATCATTTCCGCTGTGATGTCGAATATTGTATTTCGTTACATCAACGGCCAAGAAGCGGTTATTACCATGCCGCAGTATCATGCACCTGAGCTGACCTCGCTTGGCTTATTTCTATTACTGGGAATATTATTTGGTATTTTCGGGGTGATTTTTAATAGCTTAATTACCAAGTCACAAGACTTTTTCGCCAAATTACATCATAACAACCGCAAGCGGTTTTTATTGGTTGGAGGCGCGATTGGCGGTTGTTTTGGTTTAATGCTGCTTTATATGCCACAAATTACTGGCGGAGGTATTTGGCTCATACCGAATATTACCGAGGGTGGATACGCGGCGGGATTTCTGCTGTTATTATTCATCGGTCGAATTGTCACAACGCTCGTTTGCTTTGGTTCCGGTGCCCCCGGCGGTATTTTTGCCCCAATGCTGGCACTCGGTACCTTATTTGGTTACGCCTTTGGTCTTATTGTGCACAACATTTTCCCGGGAATGGATATGGAACCGGGCATGTTTGCCATCGCCGGAATGGGAGCCTTGTTCGCCGCGACGGTGCGCGCCCCAGTGACAGGTATTTTGCTGGTGATTGAAATGACCAACAACTACTACCTTGTTTTGCCTTTAATTATTACCAGTTTAGGCGCCGTAATTTTTGCACAGATGCTCGGAGGTCAACCGATATACAGTCAGCTTCTGCATCGCACCTTGAAAAAAGAAAAGCTACAACAACAAGATTTTGCGTTATCGATGCAAACACCACCAGCGAATACCGCGGCAAACACCAACTCCACACCACAACCATAA